The window ACTGATGGGTTTTGGAATTGAGGGGACGGCAGTAACTGACTCAGTCAGATTCCAATCATCTCGGTGACTAATCAACCAAAGGAAACGTGTGTGTCCTCTCTTGGCTGTCAGTAGAGTCACCTGAAGTGCCTGTAACTTGTCTGTGTCTTTATGTCATGTCAATAATGCTGACTGCCACTGACAGGGGCTAACAGacgttcagatttcagcatCCATGAGTGAATatgtcttgtgtgtttgtgtttgcatatATGCACACGCGTGTGTATTTGCACGTGTGTGAGGATGccagcatatgtgtgtgtacatgtgtgtatgttgtggtATTAAGAGTGATTCAATCCCTTTATACAGAGGCATCTTCCTGGATACCATCCTGCCCCGCTACGACGTCAACGGAATAAGACCTCCCATTGGCCAGAGGACCCGACTGAGCAAAGGGGATATTGCACAGGCTCGCAAACTATACAAGTGCTCCAgtaagaacacagacacacaccaacatcctCCTTTCATTCTCCGGTCTTCACACGGTGTTCACGCGTGAGTGTGAAACGAGAgatgttgaaaaaaaaataacagAACGTTCCGAGCCTTCCCGAATGTCGTTCACATTGTGTTGAAATAGCCAAGCGTCCACTATTGAAGTGGTGGGACTCCTTAGCTACGGTTGCCGTGACGCCCAGGCCAGTGTAAACAGTCCCCCAGAAAGAGAGGTTTGTAATCACTCTTTCCCAGATAGAAGAACAGCTGGTCTCAAGAGGACAATAACCAGGAAACTGTGGCCAAGGCCAGATTTCAACATCTTACTGTGTAAAGTGTCCAGGAATGATCGAAAGTGAAATTAATGGTTCTAGTAGAAAAAAATATGTAATCCGAATATTTCCGGTTACTTGTTTGTAGGGTACTTAACAAGGAAGTTTTACGTCTCTGGACTTAAGTAACTTCCATCTCAAACAGACTCTTGCTGGGAATAGTGATTCACTAAGAAATCTGATGTCAGAGTTGACTTTCGTTCACACAGAGCCAGCTCGGCTGTCAAAACCACCGTAGAGCTAAATGAATAAACACCATAGCTGGACTGGTGTTTATAGAAGTACATGTCTGAACTATAGATAGTTattggtgaggctgtgtgggtgtgtgcctgcatatgtgtgtttgtatgtgtgtgtctgtgtggttgcctgtgtgtgcgtctgtaagtgtgtgtctgtgtgtgcatcccTCTTCGGTGACCATCCCTCTCCCAGTGCACGCCTAGCGGGTGGATGATGTGGCGAGTCAGGCGGGAGCCTCACCATGGAAAGAGCTCCTTTCGAGCTGCACCGGATCTCCGTCCACACAGCAATCCTGGGAGTGGCTCGCTCACCCCCCTTTAGAGCGCTCGTTAACGCTTTAACATCGGCAAACCTCGTCCGAGGTGTTACTAGATAGACCCcttaccccaccccctcccttttaTAAGCTCTCACACTGGCCTCTGGGGAGGCCCTGAAACGTAAACAGttagggagggggtggggggttttCTTCCCTCTCCGAATCTGAGTGGAGGGGGAACGGGGAGGCAGTTATGCGAGGAGACAGACGGTCTTCACACATCCCCAGAGCTGCTTCTCTGCTCTCGTAAAAAGCTCTGGCCCCAGTGGGaattcctcccctccccacgtGTCCCCCCAGGCCCTTCATACCGGTGAGAAGGAGACACCGGAGAACCTGTTTGTCTAGCCCCGAGGGGCAGCACGGCCGTCgtgtgtctcctgtctcctcagggAGGGAGTTTATTTTGAGCGGGTCGGGTTCATTCGGAGAGGATGGACAGAGTGTACGTCTCGTGCCGTCTCTTTCCTCCAGTCCTCGTCACCTGGAAGTGGGTTGTTTGTCACTGACAGACGTGTCTTTGAATGTGACAGTGCTCGGTGGAGCGTGGAGTGTCTTCCACAGCGAGGCCGGTCTCACGGCTGTCGGGGTGTGTTGCTTCCGCTGTCAGAATCAACAACCGTCCCGTTTCTGCGCACCCTGACAAATgtatcatttgtgtgtgtgtgtgtgtgcgtgtgtgtgtgtaggatgtggGGACAGTTTGCAGGAGAGCAGTGGAAACTTTTCCTCGCCAGGCTTCCCGAACGGTTACTCAGCGTACATGCACTGCATCTGGAGGATCTCTGTCACTCCTGGAGAaaaggtacgtgtgtgtgtactgtagataTACTGTAAGTGTACGTGTGCATGTTGgtgtatttgtgcgtgtgtctgtctgtcttttgcgTCTGGAAAATATCTATCACACCTGGCGAAAAAGTAGGgaatgttcgtgtgtgtgtttatctgtgtgtacgtgtgtctacATGCATGGTATATGGACAATATCCATCACACCAGGCAGACATGTGTGATGTTAGAGTCCTAGGACACTGACTGACGTAGAAACTGGACAAGTTACAGGAGTAAAACCTTCTCAACTCTGACTGTGGTGTGTCCATCCAGTTCTCTCTAGAATGAGACCAGGCAGACAGTGAGGTCTTCTGTTACCCATTGTTGTGGCACTGCTTGTTGAACTTGTCAGTAATCACAATCTTTTGGTTTTGAAGATCATTCTGAACTTCACCTCCATGGATCTATACAGGAGCCATCTGTGCTGGTATGACCACGTCGAGATCAGAGATGGCTACTGGAGGAAGGCGCCTCTGAAAGGTCcggattttacatttttactcatttagcacgtgcttttatccaaagaaaaatacaactaGTGCACATGGAAAGTACCACAgataatcaaggatcagaagtgcatagtccTGCACGGGATTTTGCTGGTTCCAAACGGTGTGTATTTTACAAGGCACGgtgcaacaacaataacaacagtaTCTACAAAATGACATAGTACAGTGCAAACAAAACAGCATTACACCTTCAATGTATGATCATAAACACGGATGCAGTCGCATGATTTCCCAGTGTCCTTCTCCTGCTGAGCACCCTGTGGTAGCCAAGCGGGGAGCGCAGGTTCACTGTCCTGCACAGTCTGTCAAGCAGAGTCTGATCgagcctgatgtgtgtgtgtgtgtgtgtgtgtgactgtgtgacccAGGTCGTTTCTGTGGCGACAAGCTGCCAGAGCCAATCATCTCCACCGACAGCCGCCTGTGGATAGAGTTCCGCAGCAGCAGCAACTGGGTGGGGAAGGGCTTCTCTGCCGTGTACGAAGGTGAGCccagtcacaacacacacacacacagcttctctGCCTTGTACGAAGGTGAGCccagtcacaacacacacacacacacacacacacacaccacagagctCAGCGGAAAGGCCTTCTAGCTCACGCTTTCTTCAATGTGCCTCAAAGCAGCTCAGTGTTTTTAACCCGATCCTCTGGTCTGGCTGACCCTCTGCTGACGTTTCCGGCTCTTTCCACGGCATCACCCAGTCCTGAGCGAGCTCCCAGTCCACCTCTGTTGTTACCTGACTGCAGAGAGCTTGGAGAAGATGTTGCTTCCATGGTCAGCTGGGTTCTCATGACGACgcggttctctctctccttcagctatctgtggtggagaggtgaagagggacAATGGGCAGATCCAGTCCCCCAACTACCCTGACGACTACCGGCCCAACAAGGTGTGCATCTGGAAGATCTCTGTGGCTCAGGGTTACCACGTGGGACTCACCTTCCAGTCGTTTGAGGTAAGACACCCAGGCCTGGACGCTTCTCACACCACCGTGTCTGGTGCagggttgatgtgtgtgtgtgtgtgtgagagagggtgtgtgtgcgcgtgcctgTGCGTACGCATGTACCGTGCGTGTGCACACAAGTCTAAAGTTGCCAGCGCGGCAtgatcctccctccctccccagatcGAGAGGCACGACAGCTGTGCGTACGACTACCTGGAGGTGCGTGACGGCCACTCTGAGAACAGCCCCCTGCTGGGCCGCTTCTGCGGCTATGACAAGCCCGACGACATCAAGACCAGCTCCAACCAGCTGTGGATGAAGTTTGTGTCTGACGGCTCGGTCAACAAGGCTGGCTTCGCCGCTAACTTCTTCAAAGGTCAGATCTCCCGGGTTGAGGAACTGTAGATGATGCCATCTCCTTGTTTTTTGGTCATTCGTTTATCAGTAATCTCATCGCGTAGCGCTGACACTCTTATTATAATTTGTTTTGGATAATGTTTTTGCGCTGAAAgttatttttgtgttttgcCTGTGTTTTTTATGAGGTTGTCTTAGTGCAGCTTTTTTAGTTGTTTTAGTCATCATATTTTTCTGTGTCTTTCTGGACACTGTTTCCACCAGTCTGTCTTAGCTGTGACAAGCCTGTCTTGGGTGTTAGCGGTGTTCTTGTTTTTGAGGCCTGCTCCTTCAGCCGGTGGAACGAGAGGCCGGCTAGAAGGGTTGCTAACATCTCATTGTCCGTGCAGAGATGGACGAGTGCTCCAAGCCGGACAACGGTCGCTGTGAGCAACGCTGTGTCAACACTCTGGGAAGCTACAAGTGTGCCTGTGACCCGGGCTACGAGCTGGCCGCCGACAAGCGCAGCTGCGAGGGTGAGTTGTGACCCGGTTCACAAAGTGCATGCCATTCACAAGGACTGTGGCTTGTATTCATCCCACACAAGCACAACACTTAAAAGTTGTGCtctaccaaaaaaaaaaaaaaagactgtgTGGAAATTCCATTGGAGATTAGTGTTAGTTTACACATCCAAGCAAAGAGTCTGGCAGTGTGTAGCCTGCCCTGCCTGTATACCGAATGACGACCGCAGCAGTTCAGAGGATTTGTAAGCAATTATGGGAATATGGTGTGGTAGTAGAGGCATTAAAACTATCTGCATAGATAATAGTGTGTAGCATTATAATCACCATGGATTACCACAATGGGTGAAGCAATGTCAATGCTCCCTAACTAAACCTGACTCCAGTCTGCCCCTAGAGGAGAGTGCGTGCTATTACACATCCCGTTATGTTGAATAATGCCCAGCTTAACCCTTGGAGATAGCATCAATTTGTGCTTATTTAAGCTTTCTTTGAAAGCGCTCTGGGTGTTGAATAACACCCAGATTAACGCTTCTGGGTGACACACATTTCAGCTGGTTTATCCCTGCCTGTTCTgttgagggggaggcagggggagggggggcgggggggggggtctgttgtGCGCTGCTGGTGCACAGTATGGCACTGACAAAAATGAGGTTTTGTGACAGCTGCCCGAACTAGATCCATGAAATAACACATGGATGATATAGAATACTGATCACAGTAGATTCCCAGAAAATATGACAGTTTGGAACTTCATGGCTTCTTCCGTTCCGCTCCGCGTTCGATGTGTTTTCGGTGTGTCATGCAGTCAGGACGTTATCGTCGTGTGTTACGGTGACATCTCAGGAGCCAGCTGAAGTGGAGGAGGCAGCAGAtcctaacccctcccctctcccgtgcgtgcacgtgtgtgtgtgtgtgtgcgcctgtgtgtgtgtgtgcgcagctgCCTGTGGAGGCTTCATCACCAAGCTGAACGGCTCCATCACCAGCCCCGGGTGGCCCAGGGAGTACCCCCCCAACAAGAACTGCATCTGGCAGCTGGTCGCCCCCACTCAGTACCGCATCACGCTGCTCTTCGACGTCTTCGAGACGGAGGGCAATGACGTGAGaactgttttttttgtattttttgacTTTTTTTCGGTTTGTTCTGTCGACGGTTCTCTGTAAAGTGTCGCCCGGTGGGCAAAGGACGTCACCTGAATGTGAGATACGCGGCGATATGGTCGAAATGTTGACCTGCCCGAGGTTGTGTGTCGTGTCCAGGTGTGTAAGTACGACTACGTGGAGGTGCGCAGCGGCCTCTCCGCAGACTCCAGGCTGCACGGGAAGTTCTGCGGAGCCGAGAAGCCCGAGACCATCACCTCCCAGTACAACAACATGAGGATCGAGTTCAAGTCCGACAACACCGTGTCGAAGAAAGGCTTCAAAGCTCAGTTCTTCTCAGGTGAGGTTAAACGAGGGATCgaccttttctctttttcctctctctttggtcttctgtctccctctctttccacttgactctctctctttttttctagcCCTTTCTGTCTCTGCGTCCAGTTTTgtgcgcatgcgtgtgtgtgtgtgtgtgtgtggaagcgaTGCTCACCAAGGTTGCGTTCCGTGTCCCCAGACAAAGACGAGTGCTCGAAGGAGAACGGGGGCTGCCAGCATGAGTGCGTCAACACGTTCGGCAGCTACAGCTGCCAGTGCAGGAGCGGTTTCGTGCTTCACGAGAACAAACACGACTGCAAAGAAGGTAACACGCTGACCTCGCCGTccgggagtgtggggggggggggggcaaggataGGAGGGGTGTCTGGCCCCTGTTTTAATTGGGGGGTTTAATCTGTAAACATTCCCCAGTGCCAACACCAACAGAGAATCTCTGTGGAGTTTGTACATTGGCCTGGCCTGTGCTGAGGTTGTGAAGAGGGACAGATGAGCCCTATTGACTTTGtggatttgtttttttttgttttgcagcAGGCTGTGACCACACCGTGAACAGTGTGGCTGGCACCATCACCAGCCCCAACTGGCCAGACAAATACCCCAGCAAGAAGGCCTGCACCTGGGCTCTCTCTACAACGCCCGGCCACCGCATCAAAATTGTATGTGCCACCCTCTTGGAGCTTTCGCTATGATCTGTACTCGCGACTCACGTGGGTTTGATTGTGTTTAAACCTCCTCACAGTAGGACTTTGCTCTGTGTTCAGCACTAGCAACTGTGTGCAGACAGTGTCTTACTGTAACAGTATGGAGCATTTGACCAGCTATGTAGAGCCCCCTCTTCTGGTACAACCATAGTATCTCCCTTATGATCTCCATCCAGCTGATAACTCATCCATaactgttgttgttattattattatgaggATGCACAGTCTAACGCGCTGTGGGTCTCTCCAGGCTTTCAACGAGATCGACATGGAGGCTCACCTGGAGTGCGCTTATGACCACATCGAGATCTACGACGGGCGCGACGGCAAGGCGCCCAGCCTGGGGCGCTACTGCGGCACCAAGAAGCCCCCGCCCGTCATGTCCAGCTCCAACAAGATGTTCATCCGCTTCTTCTCCGACAACTCGGTGCAGAAGAAGGGCTTCGAGGCCTCGCACACCGCAGGTACGGCACCGCGCTTTCAGCACTTTCCTTTTCTTACCCTTTTTCGTCTAAAGTGACAGATAACTAGTGCTCGTGGAAAGTACCCTCGAAAACCGCGGATCGGAAATGCACGGTTCTATCGTTTAATATGAACGTTAACCCCTAACACCTACGATGTTGCTCATGTACTAGTGCTGCTTCAGGGGGGTTCTGAGTGTGATTTTTGGATCTGCAGAATGCGGAGGTCGTCTGAAGGCTGAGGTCAAGACCAAAGACCTGTTCTCCCATGCCCAGTTCGGAGACAACAACTACCCCGGAGCGTCTGACTGTCAGTGGGTGATCGCGGCGGAGAAGGGCTACGGCGTGGAGCTCATCTTCCAGACCTTCGAGATCGAGGAGGAGGCCGACTGCGGCTACGACTACATGGAGCTATTTGACGGCGCTGATACCAAGTCCCCCAGACTGGGACGCTACTGTGGCTCTGGGGTAaaccctctccactctctcttaaCAGTCTTCTCCACCAAACACAGCTGTACCTTCGCCCCGCTCTGTTGGTTTAATCAACTACAGTAGCggtgacttaaaaatccacacTTTCAGCAGTACTTTGATATTTAGCGCCGCAGTGGAGTAACCTTTGAATGAACCTCTGAAGTGTTTGCCTGTGGTCCGTTTGTGCTTGAACTTTAGATATAGGCCCCTGAGCTCTAAAGATTTCTTTCCCTGGCTTTAATCACTTTGCTCATCTGgatgggccctgtgtgtgtgtgtgtctgtgtgtgtgtgtgtctgtgtgtgtgtgtgtctgtgtgtgtgtgtgaggctcttCCCTCCGCAACAACATGGGCTTTCTCTGGCTACTGATACACTATCAGGGATTCCAGCTCTAAGCTGTAATGGAGAGCTTATCACCTGGGTTTGGTggccggggccggggctggggccggggctggaaCAATGAGGCCCCTGGGGAACTGTAGAATTAGTTCCCCAGGTCAGAGAACATCCTGATTTCATTTAACGCAGTTGAATAATAAGCTGTGGTGCCCCTACTGAAGCCTGTTCCTGTAAATCAGCGCTAGCAGGCACTGAAGTGCACCTAATGCTCCCTTCGTACCACAGCCTgccttctccatctccacccagcACTCTTTTAAACACATTAGAACAAACCAAGTCTTTGTTGCATTATTCATTTGAGAATAGAAGTTGTGGTTTCACAGGCCAACAATTCACCCCTATTGTTCTCTTCTCAGTTTGAATTGGCATTTAAATTAAGTTCAGTCAGAGTGATACATATTAACTccatctgttctctctctcccccccgctctctcgctttcctcctttctctttcccctccctcctctctctcactctcactccttTCCATCatacctctctttttctctctctctctccccctctcccgctcccccctctcccgctgcctcctctccctctccccttctacccccctctccccctcccccctctcccccatctccctctccccctttacccccctctccccctctcctcacaccagcctccagAGGAGATCTACTCGGCCGGCGACTCCATTGTCATCAAGTTCCGCTCCGACGACACGATCAACAAGAAGGGCTTCCACGTCCGCTACACCAGCACCAAGTTCCAGGACACACTGCACTCGCGCAAGTGACCCGCGGGGGTCGCGCGGGGTCGCGCGGGGCAGAAGGGCAGACGGAGGGGCCCTCAGGGCTGGCGCCAGCCTAATGCTCGGAGACCTTCGGCCACCAAGATGACTCAGAAACGACCGAACAGCCGCAAGACAAGCCGTGCCCAGGGACTCCAGCTCCCCCCTCAGACTGTGAGGAGTAAAGCCATTCTGCAGTAAACCTTGTTTTTACCTTTTTTTGTATGGTTAGGATCCGGGTGGGCGGGTGGGTGGGTATTTTGTTTAGGCGGATTCCGGGGGAGAGTTTATTGCCCCTcccatgttttatttttattttagttgTTTGATTGGGgggtttttttaaacatttttttgtcttcttttttttgttttgttttttgtttgaaattaaaaaaatataagaAAGGCCTCCCATTGAGAGCAACAGTGGATTCTCAGGACTTGTAGGGAGGCGGGTGTCAGCGGGACAGATCCCTGCTTTTGTCGGCCTGACAACCacacctgagggggggggggggaggagggggggggggggggggtctggaggggacTCTCTTTGACCTAACCTCCCTCACTCCTATGGGATGTAAGCCccactcctcaccctctcatccctcaccccccccccccatcctttcTGTTTAAGGATTCCTGTCCATAAGAGTATATGAAGGACACCCTTGACTTGAGATTTCGATACTGTAAGTCAGAGAGTTTGCATGTAATAATTACAATGGGTATAGGACACTGTACAGTTACACCAGCCATTTGTAATTGGCATTATCCTGACAGCCAGTGTAGAATTCTCATTATTACCATTAACAAGGAAAAGTAAGGAAGCAGTTATCTTATTAAAGGACTAATAAATGAATTCTTCTCGTTGGTAATTTCTCGCCATTGACTGGCTGTTAACTGTACCTCTGTGTAAAGTTGTGTATGGTGACCATTCTAAGGAAGCTTGTGCTTTCCTCAGCTCAAACCAGTTAGCACTTTACAGTGAATTGTTCCAAAATCATGAGCTTATACATTTTTGTAAAATGCGATGCCATTTCACTTATTTTCTATTTTATCTCATTTTATTACAtaattgtttagttttttttgttttttgttgttgctccaTTTAGTGTCTCAGGCATACTTGAAAGATGTGTGTGCCCTGTAAGCTGGGGTAATAAAGACAGTTGTGTGTCAGTCCATGGACAGTTTGGATTTAAACTACGTAAATACCTTATTTCCACAGTGCAAACtcgcatctctctctgtctctcatttgtcttaatttctctgtctttttcatctatctctctctgtttctgcataATAACACTTTTCCTCCTGGTGCAATTGTTCATGGGTATTTATTGTCATAGCAACAGTTTGCACAATGCATATTTGGAGAGGTGCTGCAGAATTTCAGTCAATATCAACAAGGTTGATATTGGGCAGGGAAATCAATGTTGAAATTGATGTTTTCTCATCAACTCTTTTATTTGAGGTATTCTATCTCACAAATGCCTCatattattgttaatattttttttatatgcaTGCATAttttcatgtatgtatgtaagaATTAACATTAATGAAACCTTGTATAGTGAGTCCTGtgtctaataataataatatgtacATGTATGTCAGAACCTTTTTAGACACTAAAGGTTGACTAAGCATTAATATACACATTCCATTACATTACATGTGTGCATCAAggttgtattgtattgtatagTAACAATATATCTATTGTTTCACTACAATGCAATTGCCATGCTCCACAGAGTAACAAGCAACCCAATTGTTAGGCTTTCCATCACGAACAGCTGTCCCCGAAaggaaaaatatacaaaaaaataacattCATATTTATAGTGGCAAAGTGTAGTTTCAGACCGGCTCTTTGTTTTTCAGTGCAGTGGTGACCCGATCAAATATTCAACTGCTGGGAAGAACATATTGGTTCTCTCACTGTGCTGCTGCGTCACAATGCACCAGGAAAGACCTGGTGAGGGGACTGACAATCAGTTGTGTAGATTAGCACATGAAAATTGCTATGCCAACACTTGCTCTTCAGTGTGTTAGATGGTTTTCCACAAAGCGATAAGGCATGACAACTGATGGATGACATGGGAAATGCATATGATGGTTATTATAGTTCTCATGCTGGATCGTGAGACAGTTTGGCAGCAGTCTAATAGACTCGCTCTCCTCACAGTCTTGATCCAGAGAAATAGAGACACGAATAAACAACAAAGACAGGGATGGCCCTTTACCATAGCTGCAGTAATGACAACGACCAAGGCCTTTCCCTGCCAGAATACCAGCTTTATTTCAAACAGCAATACACACAAGACTTGACTCCAGTCACAGGAATGGTGTGAATGAAAGAATTCTCGTGGGTGGGAGTGGGCGCGTGTGCGGCGATAGAGACACACGGGCTGAAGGTGAAGTGGTGCTTGGAGTCCGAGAGCTCTGCTGAGGCTTGAGAGGTTTACAGCAAGTCCTCCTGAGTGCTGTTTAAAGCATGCAGAGAATGTGTGGAGTGTCTTCACCTGAGAGAATCACAAGTGGTGCTTCCTATGATCTTCTATACCTGGCTGAGCTGCAAGGGCAAGTTCACACAGCTGACAAGAGGGTTGAATTTCAAATTTACAGGAGGCAGTAAACTGGTCATGTAGTTGATATTTCTGTTGTAAAAACACCTTTGTAAAAAGCACAATATACACAATGTTTTGGAGCGTGACTAAACACTTGTTTTTTTGAGGAGTTGTTGTTGGCAACAGGTAGCCTTCTAACACTTTTTCTTCATGCATTTAGCAGCATGTGAATCTGACATGGGCCAGATTTATTCCAACACAAATAAACCAAAAGGTACT of the Hypomesus transpacificus isolate Combined female unplaced genomic scaffold, fHypTra1 scaffold_31, whole genome shotgun sequence genome contains:
- the bmp1a gene encoding bone morphogenetic protein 1a, which produces MFPVFRFSPHSRTMDLTTRCLFLLSCVRMISAIDLEAIEPSYYVEPATSSDVIDYKDPCKAVAFLGDIALDEEDMRMFKVDRIVDLARHTVQTFNHTDAGSPPNQNGAVSNRGTHRRKRAATSRPERVWPEGVIPYVISGNFSGNQRAIFRQAMRHWEKHTCVTFIERTQEESYIVFTYRPCGCCSYVGRRGGGPQAISIGKNCDKFGIVVHELGHVIGFWHEHTRPDRDDHVSIIKDNIQPGQEYNFLKMEPGEVDSLGEVYDFDSIMHYARNTFSRGIFLDTILPRYDVNGIRPPIGQRTRLSKGDIAQARKLYKCSRCGDSLQESSGNFSSPGFPNGYSAYMHCIWRISVTPGEKIILNFTSMDLYRSHLCWYDHVEIRDGYWRKAPLKGRFCGDKLPEPIISTDSRLWIEFRSSSNWVGKGFSAVYEAICGGEVKRDNGQIQSPNYPDDYRPNKVCIWKISVAQGYHVGLTFQSFEIERHDSCAYDYLEVRDGHSENSPLLGRFCGYDKPDDIKTSSNQLWMKFVSDGSVNKAGFAANFFKEMDECSKPDNGRCEQRCVNTLGSYKCACDPGYELAADKRSCEAACGGFITKLNGSITSPGWPREYPPNKNCIWQLVAPTQYRITLLFDVFETEGNDVCKYDYVEVRSGLSADSRLHGKFCGAEKPETITSQYNNMRIEFKSDNTVSKKGFKAQFFSDKDECSKENGGCQHECVNTFGSYSCQCRSGFVLHENKHDCKEAGCDHTVNSVAGTITSPNWPDKYPSKKACTWALSTTPGHRIKIAFNEIDMEAHLECAYDHIEIYDGRDGKAPSLGRYCGTKKPPPVMSSSNKMFIRFFSDNSVQKKGFEASHTAECGGRLKAEVKTKDLFSHAQFGDNNYPGASDCQWVIAAEKGYGVELIFQTFEIEEEADCGYDYMELFDGADTKSPRLGRYCGSGPPEEIYSAGDSIVIKFRSDDTINKKGFHVRYTSTKFQDTLHSRK